The genomic region gacttgaaaaaaaaataatatataatatttttttattagttcaaaatatctttaaaaatattattgcacACTCTGATCACAGATCATTCCAGTCCGAAACCAAATAAAACCACGCATTAGTGCCTCCCAAAACTTTTGGTTTTAAAGTTAgttattcaagaaaaaaaaaatactaaagttaGGAATGTTCAAGTTTTTTATTGGCTAAGTAGATACTTAGTGTATTATTAATGCATGAATGAGTGTGTTAATATAGTGAGTTGAGTTTTGtcaattagttcaaatttttttttatttatttataaaaacaatgacaaatgcataaaactaaaaatgttatacaaattTAACAGAATAAAATAGTCACCCGTATCCATATTGAAAATAGATAATGACAATTGATAATGAATTATTAcgtaacaatttcaaaatatggagacttgtaaaattaaattgtaagacttcatatatttgtatatttttttatttcttatcaaTAACTTGATATActtaagttctttttttattaaattttatttactttaagtttcttaatgactcTTCTGAAATAAATTCCCAAAGCCGCCATTGCGATCAATCCCTTAATTTGTTCACTAATCCCAAACTTTTCTCTaccaattaattttgatttggtCTTCACTTTCATGGAAAGTAAATTATACATTCCAACCGTTCAACTTCATATATAACTAATTGGGTAGAGTGTGATTCATACATGGGTCAAAGATTTGGTGGTGGGGAGGGTTCCATAATGGCTAGGACTTAAGACTTAGGAGCTTATCAATATGTATAGCATCGGACTTTTCTATgcatataaaattagttttaagGGTGTAATCCATATATGATATGACATCACATCTAGCATGCAATAAATTGTAACATTTGGGTAGACAATTAAACGATTGAGTATTGCCCTTTTTCAGTGACCATATTGCCCAACAGTCCAGAATATATAGCTACACAAAGAGCTTTAATGCATTTGCAGCAAACCTGTTGCCACAAGAAGTTCAAAGGCTACAAGGTGCATATTAAAAACTTCATGTTACACatcatttctttccttttttttttttttttcttggggtGATTgtcttatataatttatatacatatatgcatCTATTACAGAGAACGAAAATGTGGTGTCGGTGTTTCCTAGCAAAATGCGAAAACTTCATACCACAAGATCATGGGATTTCTTAGGAATGCCTCAATCAGTGAAGAGAAATCATCAAATTGAAAGTAATATTATTGTTGGTGTATTAGATACAGGTACTAAGTTAAGATTACTTCTCATAGAGTTTTGATTTTTCCATGTTACCTGTCATCATGGAGGAATTTTAATCACTTTTCTAATCTTTCCTTTCTTCTCCCCTTATTTTCTAGGAATTTATATTGATGCTCCAAGTTTTGACGACAAAGGACTAGGACCTCCTCCATCAAAATGGAAGGGTACATGCCAAGTCAAACGCAACTTCCCTCGCTGTAACAAGTAAACAATCTCAATCTCTCTCCTAGATTGTGACCTACCACAAAACAATATGTCTAGTAACAcaatatttgattaattaatttttttttcacaatagtttaATATGGCGATgcacaataaaaattatgtcgAATGaatctaaatgaaaaaaaaatgttgtcttttttaatattacttctGTGCATGCATGGGCGTCTCATTTAATTTCCAAGCCATTCACCATTTTATGCAGCAAGGTAATAGGTGCAAGGTTCTACAACCACGGTTTCAAAATTCCCAACCCAAGTCCGTTAGATGAGGAGGGCCACGGCAGTCACACTTCGTCCACCATAGCAGGTGCCTCGATAGCAGGGGCGAGCTTATACGGTTTAGCCAAAGGCACAGCTCGAGGTGGGGTTCCATCAGCACGCATTGCAGTGTACAAGGTGTGTTGGGAAGGAGGTTGCAGTGATACAGACATTTTGGCTGAACTGGATGATGCCATTAGTGATGGAGTTGACTTGATATCAATATCCATCGGAGGATCTTCGAGTAGCTATTTTGACAATCCCATTGCGATCGGTGCCTTTCATGCAATGAAGAAGGGGATTTTGACAACATGTTCAGCTGGGAATGAAGGCCCAAGATTTTATTCTGTGGGGAACACAGCTCCTTGGATAATGACTGTTGGTGCTACTGGCATGGATAGGCAGTTTAGGACTCCAATTGAACTTGGAAATGGCATAAAAACTTCTgtaagttcctttttttttgtggagaagaTTGATGTAAATTACTTCTTTCTAATATTTGATGAGTCTTTGAGttctataatatttaataatgaGTCTAATATTTCTTCATTGATTTGTGTAtgggtttttaaaatatatcccaatatatatgattttaaaatatacatTTACTGGTGCTTTTTATAACAGGGATCTTCCATCAACACGTTTGCACCAAATAAACGGATGTACCCTCTAACCACTGCGGCAAAAGCAGCCAATGGAAGTTTACCAAGAAATCAAAATCCCTGGTAATTAAAAGGAATTTTAACCGACACAAACTCTTGACGCGAGgatcactttacaagtataagttcTTGTGGGATAAAGGGAAGCAGGGCAAGGAGTAGAGTTCAAATTTCTAAAAAAGAGgttcacacacatacacttaaattatgttagagCAGAATTATTGTTTCAGATTTAATTGAAGATCATCTAAACTAATATATATTCAGAGTCAGACTGCTAAAATTAGTAGCGCTAATCAATTAAAGAATTGGGCAGGTTGTGTGCTGAAGGGAGTCTAGACGCAAATAAGGTCAAGGGAAAGATTGTGCTATGCAAAAGAGATCTAACTCAAGATTACGTGAAGGACATAGGTGGGTTGGGGGCGATTATATCTCGCCCACAGCAGTTAGATTTGAGCTTTGCATTTGTCATCCCTGCTGCCTTCATTGACACTAATGTTAGTATCGAAATTGAGAAATATGAAAACTCAACCAGGTAAGTATGAggaaccttttctttttctttcattctacacatttttattttctaattgatattttaactttctttacggattttttttttcattggtaaAACTTTCAGAACCCCTCGGGCTGTCATATACAAGTCTATAACAGTACGCAATGCCGCGACACCCTTTGTGGCTTCCTTTTCATCCCGAGGTCCGAACCCAATCTCTTCCACCGTACTTAAGGTAACCCTTGCAATGATTACCAGTACAGGCATtaatttgtgtattttttttttttagcatataTACTAGAATGAGGGTTTTAAATTGTGTTTGATTTGCAGCCGGATATTGTGGCACCTGGAATAAATATTCTAGCTGCTTACTCTAAACTTGCATCAGTGACTGGGGATCCTGAAGACAACCGATTTggtgtatataatataatttctgGAACATCAATGGCTTGCCCTCATGTGGCTGGTGCTGCTGCCTATGTCAAATCATTCCACCCTAATTGGTCTCCCTCTGCAATCAAATCGGCCTTAATGACAACTGGTTAGTCCCCTTTAATTCTCCCATTTTAACTAATGATGTGTTAAAGATTTGTGCCACTTTACACGAACCACCACTTGAATTGAATGGTGTCAATTAGAGGTTATTAGTGTTTAATTGAAATTCTCCAATGCAATCTCATTGCTCATTGTTTACCAGCACTGTTGTTAATACTTAATATGCCAATTGGTTTAGAGTAAATATTACGCATGTTAATATATATCTATCATGACTAATTAATTCAAATCTTAATTGTGAAACAAAATTTCTTTGTGATTGATGgagatgattattttttaacaagaaattaataattttcGTTTATAAGTGATATTAGAGatgctacaaattttattgcactacccttacaaattttacatttatctatagtacttttagcaaaaaaaattttagtttcaacaaaataaacggaTCCTAAACAGATTCCTTAGTGTGTTAACCTcaagtagtaaaatttataataatcttaACGTATATATTCCGTCTAGATCAAGATATCATCCCATACttccctaaaataaataatttttatataaaaaattacgctttttgagtgttttatatataattttgcttCTTCTTAATTGATGATCAGCATCTGAATTGAAAATCAAAAATTTCGAATCTGAGTTAGCCTATGGGGCCGGCCAAATCGACCCGGTTAGGGCAGTAGATCCCGGTTTGATCTATGATGTGTCAACGTCCGGCTACATCCGCTTCCTATGTAATGAGGGTTACAACATGACAGCTCTACGATTGTTCACTGAAGTGCCCACAAATTGCTCAAGTGTCCCTGACATTGGAGGACATGATGCCCTAAATTACCCATCCATGTATTTGGAAGTTAATAACATTAACTCTAGTGTATCAGCCATCTTTCATAGGACAGTTACAAATGTGGGCTCTCCAAAATCTATATACAAGGCAATTGTCAAGGCGCCAGCAGTTCTAAGTGTCACTGTTGTTCCGAACCAACTAGCTTTTAGTCACTTGAACGAGAAAAAATCTTTCACGGTTGTCATAAAGGGGCCACCATTGAACAATGTTACCAGTTTATCAGCATCACTGGAATGGAATGACATTAAACACAAAGTTAAGAGCCCTATCCTCCTTTTTTGGGCCTTATAGgtcaaattattttaatgtctAATAATGTAGAGCTTGGCAAGCTTT from Castanea sativa cultivar Marrone di Chiusa Pesio chromosome 11, ASM4071231v1 harbors:
- the LOC142615479 gene encoding subtilisin-like protease SBT4.15 gives rise to the protein MVRICIITLFLLATQLHWSFTHGSSDTVRKAYIVYLGEAPQSKASATELHHNLLSSVVRDDHIAQQSRIYSYTKSFNAFAANLLPQEVQRLQENENVVSVFPSKMRKLHTTRSWDFLGMPQSVKRNHQIESNIIVGVLDTGIYIDAPSFDDKGLGPPPSKWKGTCQVKRNFPRCNNKVIGARFYNHGFKIPNPSPLDEEGHGSHTSSTIAGASIAGASLYGLAKGTARGGVPSARIAVYKVCWEGGCSDTDILAELDDAISDGVDLISISIGGSSSSYFDNPIAIGAFHAMKKGILTTCSAGNEGPRFYSVGNTAPWIMTVGATGMDRQFRTPIELGNGIKTSGSSINTFAPNKRMYPLTTAAKAANGSLPRNQNPWLCAEGSLDANKVKGKIVLCKRDLTQDYVKDIGGLGAIISRPQQLDLSFAFVIPAAFIDTNVSIEIEKYENSTRTPRAVIYKSITVRNAATPFVASFSSRGPNPISSTVLKPDIVAPGINILAAYSKLASVTGDPEDNRFGVYNIISGTSMACPHVAGAAAYVKSFHPNWSPSAIKSALMTTASELKIKNFESELAYGAGQIDPVRAVDPGLIYDVSTSGYIRFLCNEGYNMTALRLFTEVPTNCSSVPDIGGHDALNYPSMYLEVNNINSSVSAIFHRTVTNVGSPKSIYKAIVKAPAVLSVTVVPNQLAFSHLNEKKSFTVVIKGPPLNNVTSLSASLEWNDIKHKVKSPILLFWAL